Proteins from one Planctomyces sp. SH-PL62 genomic window:
- the gyrB gene encoding DNA topoisomerase (ATP-hydrolyzing) subunit B — protein sequence MDLSKNDGIDANGIVEDGGVAVGGEAAYTGANIRILEGIEAVRKRPGMYIGDTTARGLHHLVYEVVDNSIDEAMAGYCKNIQVTIHPDGSASVVDDGRGIPVEAHGDSGKSTLEIVLTKVHAGGKFDHDTYKVSGGLHGVGVTVVNALSEWLEAEVRRDGQVWHQNYEQGASLGPVKAKGTTKTTGTTIRFLPDASIFASIEFSYDVLEKRLRELSFLNRGVRIRLTDERGEEPRSDEFFSSEGLSEFVAYLNRAQTPFHQPVLFTGRDDERAVEVDVAMQYNDSISEMVVSYCNNINTIEGGTHLTGFRAALTRTLNQYAKTAAPASKKDLNITGEDFKEGLTAIVSVRVPDPQFEGQTKTKLGNGEVEGIVTRVVNEKLAEYLENNPATAKKIVAKAQLAAEAREAARKARELVRNRKGVLSGGGLPGKLMDCTSHDQGASELFLVEGDSAGGTAEGGRDRYYQAILPLRGKILNVERARLDRVLGNEEVRNIITAVGNGIGEEEDPSKRRYGKVVMMSDADVDGSHIRTLLMTFFYRQMPQLVAQGHLYVAQPPLYMLAGGKKDRRYVQTEEQMQGILMAAGLADAVLVPADAPISADDDGPASRPGAIEGERLRHLVELGGAIEHGLRAFGRRNRSLREFLKFAHPAGDAKADHRAGLLPLYLVEDEHGRETPYWTQEDFDAAHPARAEAESGPDAESGPEGEAPPPTHRVHEFLEVKTLNKQLARLRDEYGVRADSLLAREVTGDDPPPRFILHRDGEEHPLLDLRSLAPTIRKLGEKGIKITRFKGLGEMDADQLWETTMDPSRRTLMQVRLEDVAAANDLFTTLMGDDVEPRRAFIEKHALEVKNLDV from the coding sequence ATGGACTTGAGCAAGAACGACGGCATCGACGCGAACGGGATTGTCGAGGACGGCGGCGTGGCCGTGGGGGGCGAAGCCGCCTACACCGGCGCCAACATCCGGATCCTGGAAGGGATCGAGGCGGTCCGCAAGCGCCCCGGCATGTACATCGGCGACACCACGGCGCGGGGGCTCCACCACCTGGTCTACGAGGTGGTGGACAACTCGATCGACGAGGCGATGGCCGGGTACTGCAAGAACATCCAGGTCACGATCCATCCCGACGGCTCGGCCTCGGTCGTCGACGACGGCCGCGGCATCCCCGTCGAGGCCCACGGCGACTCGGGCAAGAGCACCCTGGAGATCGTGCTCACCAAGGTCCACGCCGGCGGCAAGTTCGACCACGACACCTACAAGGTCTCCGGCGGCCTCCACGGCGTCGGCGTCACGGTGGTCAACGCCCTCTCGGAGTGGCTGGAGGCCGAGGTCCGCCGCGACGGCCAGGTCTGGCACCAGAACTACGAGCAGGGGGCGTCGCTCGGGCCGGTGAAGGCCAAGGGGACGACCAAGACCACCGGGACCACGATCCGGTTCCTCCCCGACGCCTCGATCTTCGCCTCGATCGAGTTCTCGTACGACGTGCTGGAGAAGCGGCTCCGCGAGCTGTCGTTCCTGAACCGGGGGGTGCGGATCCGCCTGACCGACGAGCGCGGCGAGGAGCCCCGCAGCGACGAGTTCTTCTCGTCCGAGGGCCTCAGCGAGTTCGTCGCCTACCTCAACCGGGCCCAGACGCCGTTCCACCAGCCGGTCCTCTTCACCGGCCGCGACGACGAACGGGCCGTCGAGGTCGACGTCGCCATGCAGTACAACGACTCGATCAGCGAGATGGTCGTCTCGTACTGCAACAACATCAACACGATCGAGGGGGGCACCCACCTCACCGGCTTCCGCGCCGCGCTCACGCGGACGCTCAACCAGTACGCCAAGACGGCGGCCCCGGCCAGCAAGAAAGACCTGAACATCACCGGCGAGGACTTCAAGGAAGGCCTCACCGCGATCGTCAGCGTCCGCGTCCCCGACCCCCAGTTCGAGGGCCAGACCAAGACCAAGCTGGGCAACGGCGAGGTCGAGGGGATCGTCACCCGGGTGGTCAACGAGAAGCTGGCCGAGTACCTGGAGAACAACCCGGCGACCGCCAAGAAGATCGTCGCCAAGGCCCAGCTCGCCGCCGAGGCGCGGGAGGCCGCGCGGAAGGCCCGCGAGCTGGTGCGGAACCGCAAGGGGGTCCTCTCCGGCGGCGGCCTCCCCGGCAAGCTGATGGACTGCACCAGCCACGACCAGGGGGCCAGCGAGCTGTTCCTCGTCGAGGGCGACTCCGCCGGCGGCACCGCCGAAGGGGGCCGCGATCGGTACTACCAGGCCATCCTGCCGCTCCGGGGCAAGATTCTCAACGTCGAGCGCGCCCGGCTGGACCGCGTGCTGGGCAACGAGGAGGTCCGCAACATCATCACCGCGGTCGGCAACGGCATCGGCGAGGAGGAGGACCCGAGCAAGCGGCGGTACGGCAAGGTCGTCATGATGAGCGACGCCGACGTCGACGGCTCGCACATCCGCACGCTCCTGATGACGTTCTTCTACCGCCAGATGCCCCAGCTCGTCGCCCAGGGGCACCTGTACGTCGCCCAGCCGCCGCTGTACATGCTGGCCGGCGGCAAGAAGGATCGCCGCTACGTCCAGACCGAGGAGCAGATGCAGGGCATCCTGATGGCCGCCGGCCTGGCCGACGCCGTCCTGGTCCCGGCCGACGCGCCGATCTCGGCCGACGACGACGGCCCCGCCTCCCGCCCCGGCGCGATCGAGGGCGAGCGGCTCAGGCACCTGGTCGAGCTGGGAGGGGCGATCGAGCACGGCCTGCGGGCCTTCGGCCGCCGCAACCGCTCGCTCCGCGAGTTCCTCAAGTTCGCCCACCCGGCCGGCGACGCCAAGGCCGACCACCGCGCCGGGCTCCTGCCGCTCTACCTCGTCGAGGACGAGCACGGCCGCGAGACCCCCTACTGGACCCAGGAAGACTTCGACGCCGCCCACCCGGCCAGGGCCGAGGCCGAATCCGGCCCGGACGCCGAATCCGGCCCCGAGGGCGAGGCCCCGCCGCCGACCCACCGGGTCCACGAGTTCCTGGAGGTCAAGACGCTCAACAAGCAGCTGGCGCGGCTCCGCGACGAGTACGGAGTCCGGGCCGACTCGCTGCTGGCCCGCGAGGTGACCGGTGACGACCCGCCGCCGCGGTTCATCCTCCATCGCGACGGCGAGGAGCACCCGCTCCTGGACCTCCGCTCGCTGGCGCCGACGATCCGCAAGCTGGGCGAGAAGGGGATCAAGATCACCCGCTTCAAGGGCCTCGGCGAGATGGACGCGGACCAGCTCTGGGAGACCACGATGGATCCCTCGCGGCGGACCCTGATGCAGGTCCGGCTCGAGGACGTGGCCGCCGCCAACGACCTGTTCACGACCCTGATGGGCGACGACGTCGAACCCCGTCGCGCCTTCATCGAGAAGCACGCGCTGGAGGTCAAGAATCTGGACGTCTGA
- a CDS encoding DEAD/DEAH box helicase: MRWDDGQPWRFALDLRAEAGGKRWSWRGVLRRGDNRMDLAEPLVLVPGLLVLGVGRAARFDDLGVMSWIVRLRLEKEITFVEPQQDLMLGRILDEARVPASELVESMALEEIAVKPRPSLTLRTPRQNWGMAADKLLADLEFDYDGALIPAGRTTPLAVSTEVGLVIRRDPRTESAADVKLFELGFREAKDPRLDPNTLELPAKRMDAVTKELVLAGWRIEAEGKLIRPAGEFKLALSTGIDWFDLDGGVDYGGQSVSLPELLSAARRGDTMIELGDGSMGMLPDEWLKRYGLLADVGAEENGALRFNASQAGLLDALLENQPEIQIDEAFAKVRKNLRQFDGVVPLDAPPGFHGDLRPYQREGLGWLDYLQRFGFGGILADDMGLGKTIQVLALLQRRRFRRQAKGPALAVVPRSLVFNWLQEAEKFTPRLRVLDYTGSGRHPLREKFGEYDLIVTTYGTLRTDIAELIEIDFDYVILDEAQAIKNSESQSSKSVRLLKSRHRLAISGTPIENHIGELWSILEFLNPGMLGSDTVFKRYASSSNVEGEDRSLLAKALRPFILRRTKSEVVKDLPDKTEQTLYCDMEADQRRTYEELRVHYRDALLKKDSAELNRSKIEVLEALLRLRQAACHPGLISPDLSSSPSAKLDMLMPSLAEIVEEGHKVLVFSQFTSFLSIVKERLDRDGLVYEYLDGRTRNRSAKVDRFQNDPDCPIFLISLKAGGLGLNLTAAEYVYLLDPWWNPAVEAQAIDRSHRIGQTQHVFAYRLICRNTVEEKILDLQQKKRDLADAILNADNRVISGLTRDDLEFLLS, translated from the coding sequence ATGCGCTGGGACGACGGCCAGCCCTGGCGGTTCGCCCTCGACCTCCGCGCCGAGGCCGGCGGCAAGCGCTGGTCCTGGCGCGGCGTCCTCCGCCGGGGGGACAACCGGATGGACCTGGCCGAGCCCCTCGTGCTGGTCCCCGGCCTCCTCGTCCTGGGGGTCGGCCGCGCCGCGAGGTTCGACGACCTGGGGGTCATGTCCTGGATCGTCCGCCTCCGCCTGGAGAAGGAGATCACCTTCGTCGAGCCCCAGCAAGACCTGATGCTGGGCCGGATCCTGGACGAGGCCCGCGTCCCGGCCTCCGAGCTGGTGGAGTCGATGGCGCTCGAGGAGATCGCCGTCAAGCCCCGCCCCAGCCTCACCCTGCGCACCCCCCGGCAGAACTGGGGGATGGCCGCCGACAAGCTCCTGGCCGACCTGGAGTTCGACTACGACGGGGCCCTGATCCCCGCCGGCCGGACCACCCCCCTGGCCGTCTCGACCGAGGTCGGCCTGGTGATCCGCCGCGACCCCCGCACCGAGTCCGCCGCCGACGTCAAGCTGTTCGAGCTGGGCTTCCGCGAGGCCAAGGACCCCCGGCTCGACCCCAACACCCTGGAACTCCCCGCCAAGCGGATGGACGCCGTCACCAAGGAGCTGGTCCTGGCCGGCTGGCGGATCGAGGCCGAAGGCAAGCTGATCCGCCCCGCCGGCGAGTTCAAGCTGGCCCTCTCCACCGGCATCGACTGGTTCGACCTCGACGGCGGCGTCGACTACGGCGGCCAGAGCGTCAGCCTCCCCGAGCTGCTCTCCGCCGCCCGCCGCGGCGACACCATGATCGAGCTGGGCGACGGCTCCATGGGCATGCTCCCCGACGAGTGGCTCAAGCGCTACGGCCTGCTCGCCGACGTCGGCGCCGAGGAGAACGGCGCGCTTCGGTTCAACGCCTCCCAGGCCGGGCTGCTCGACGCCCTCCTGGAGAACCAGCCCGAGATCCAGATCGACGAGGCGTTCGCCAAGGTCCGCAAGAACCTCCGCCAGTTCGACGGCGTCGTCCCGCTCGACGCCCCCCCGGGCTTCCACGGCGACCTGCGGCCCTACCAGCGCGAGGGCCTGGGCTGGCTCGACTACCTCCAGCGGTTCGGCTTCGGCGGCATCCTCGCCGACGACATGGGCCTGGGCAAGACCATCCAGGTGCTCGCCCTGCTCCAGCGGCGGCGGTTCCGTCGCCAGGCCAAGGGCCCCGCCCTCGCCGTCGTCCCCCGCTCCCTGGTCTTCAACTGGCTCCAGGAGGCCGAGAAGTTCACCCCCAGGCTCCGGGTCCTGGACTACACCGGCTCCGGCCGCCACCCGCTCCGCGAGAAGTTCGGCGAGTACGACCTCATCGTCACCACCTACGGCACCCTCCGCACCGACATCGCCGAGCTGATCGAGATCGACTTCGACTACGTCATCCTCGACGAGGCCCAGGCGATCAAGAACTCCGAGAGCCAGTCCTCCAAGTCGGTCCGGCTGCTCAAGTCCCGGCACCGCCTGGCCATCAGCGGCACCCCGATCGAGAACCACATCGGCGAGCTCTGGTCGATCCTCGAATTCCTCAACCCCGGCATGCTCGGCAGCGACACCGTCTTCAAGCGCTACGCCTCCTCGTCGAACGTCGAGGGCGAGGACCGCTCGCTGCTCGCCAAGGCCCTCCGGCCGTTCATCCTCCGCCGCACCAAGTCCGAGGTCGTCAAGGACCTCCCCGACAAGACCGAGCAGACCCTCTACTGCGACATGGAGGCCGACCAGCGGCGCACCTATGAGGAACTCCGCGTCCACTACCGCGACGCGCTGCTCAAGAAGGACTCCGCCGAGCTGAACCGCTCCAAGATCGAGGTCCTCGAGGCCCTCCTGCGGCTCCGCCAGGCCGCCTGCCACCCCGGCCTCATCAGCCCCGACCTCAGCTCCAGCCCCAGCGCCAAGCTCGACATGCTGATGCCGTCGCTGGCCGAGATCGTCGAAGAAGGGCACAAGGTCCTGGTCTTCTCGCAGTTCACCAGCTTCCTGTCGATCGTCAAGGAACGGCTCGACCGCGACGGCCTGGTCTACGAGTACCTCGACGGCCGCACCCGCAACCGCTCCGCCAAGGTCGACCGGTTCCAGAACGATCCCGACTGCCCGATCTTCCTCATCAGCCTCAAGGCCGGCGGCCTGGGCCTCAACCTGACCGCCGCCGAGTACGTCTACCTGCTCGACCCCTGGTGGAACCCCGCCGTCGAGGCCCAGGCCATCGACCGCTCCCACCGGATCGGCCAGACCCAGCACGTCTTCGCCTACCGCCTCATCTGCCGGAACACCGTCGAGGAGAAGATCCTCGACCTCCAGCAGAAGAAGCGCGACCTGGCCGACGCCATCCTCAACGCCGACAACCGGGTCATCTCCGGGCTCACCCGCGACGACCTCGAATTCCTCCTCTCCTGA
- a CDS encoding alpha-L-rhamnosidase N-terminal domain-containing protein translates to MRRSRFAFWTACWAAVVVVVGARGEEAPATPGGALTAKWIWLDQEDPNPYNQTILARKDFTLDRPARGRVRITADSFYRLSINGRWVNDGPCRAWAEHYQYDDLDVTPYLRAGENAIAVVARYYGVGDFHKVPKRAGLLVQVDVKGTDERTTSVATDESWEVAPAEAWARNTPKISIQMEPAELYDATLEAAPQFAPAKVVAETADGPWKDLRPRDVALLTRQPVPLKKFLGASVVRADGWNFCFPAARLVHPGLIEANRNTSAGCGLATVIVNDAPCEVRVADENVDVAVDGARAKDGVFQLEPGRHLLLGFVRNFFGHDKEKAVRFLDPRGFRLTNPMGDDQTNPFCFLAFPEFAVAGDDLVWPELEQRPEFARAEQGYNAAKAELLASVKSVDDLEEKLADRIKQMPSGQMFVRDAFWRFVGRRVVAPADDLVSQPYALTHESPSSTTIRPSADGDVELLYDLGEQNVGYYDFELVADAGVSVDIFGVEYIAPDGRIQFPIGNRNGMRYVTKKGVNTFTSLKRRSGRYLFVTLRNQKTPVTIRNLRLIESTYPVEQAGSFACSDPRLDRIWEISTRTLKLCMEDTYTDCPLYEQTHWVGDARNESLLAYQVFGATDLARRCIRITADSLEHYPIAGCQTPSSWDVLIPAWSFLWGISIWDYYWYTGDLEALREFHPAAIKNLQGAEKHINPQGLFTGPYWNFFDWSGLDQNRKTVLHNSLFFIGAIDAALKSAEALGDHSGDAWLNATRARLAEGVNRLWDREKQAYPDSVHDDGKASPSTSQHTSFLAILYDVIDPANRAAAAKNVLAPPDGMVRVGSPFAALYHYGAMEALGREDAIIAEIYKNYLPMLDAGATTVWESFATGTTGGGGFPTRSHCHAWSSAPNLYLPRILLGVRPTSPASATVEINPRPSGLSWARGTVLTARGPITVSWKVDEHGALAVEAAAPEGVVLTIGRNPETDGKPLTFNGRPAP, encoded by the coding sequence ATGAGAAGATCACGATTCGCGTTCTGGACCGCCTGCTGGGCGGCGGTCGTCGTCGTCGTCGGGGCGAGGGGTGAGGAGGCCCCGGCGACGCCGGGAGGCGCGCTGACGGCGAAGTGGATCTGGCTCGATCAGGAAGACCCGAACCCGTACAACCAGACGATCCTGGCGCGCAAGGACTTCACGCTCGACCGCCCGGCGCGGGGGCGGGTCCGGATCACGGCCGACAGCTTCTATCGGCTCTCCATCAACGGCCGATGGGTCAACGACGGCCCCTGCCGCGCCTGGGCCGAGCACTACCAGTACGACGACCTCGACGTCACCCCGTACCTGCGCGCGGGGGAGAACGCGATCGCCGTCGTGGCCCGCTACTACGGCGTGGGAGACTTCCACAAGGTCCCCAAGCGCGCCGGGCTGCTCGTCCAGGTCGACGTGAAGGGGACCGACGAACGGACGACCAGCGTGGCGACCGACGAATCGTGGGAGGTCGCGCCGGCCGAGGCCTGGGCCCGCAACACGCCCAAGATCAGCATCCAGATGGAGCCCGCCGAGCTTTACGACGCGACCCTGGAGGCCGCACCCCAGTTCGCCCCCGCCAAGGTCGTCGCCGAGACGGCCGACGGACCCTGGAAGGACCTCCGCCCCCGCGACGTCGCGCTCCTGACCCGCCAGCCTGTCCCCCTGAAGAAGTTCCTGGGCGCCAGCGTGGTCCGGGCCGACGGCTGGAACTTCTGCTTCCCCGCCGCCCGCCTGGTCCACCCCGGCCTGATCGAGGCCAACCGCAACACGAGCGCCGGCTGCGGCCTGGCGACGGTGATCGTCAACGACGCGCCGTGCGAGGTCCGCGTGGCCGACGAGAACGTCGACGTCGCCGTCGACGGCGCGCGGGCGAAGGACGGCGTGTTCCAGCTCGAACCCGGCCGGCACCTGCTCCTGGGCTTCGTCCGCAACTTCTTCGGCCACGACAAGGAGAAGGCCGTCCGGTTCCTCGACCCCAGGGGCTTCCGCCTGACCAACCCGATGGGCGACGACCAGACCAACCCCTTCTGCTTCCTCGCCTTCCCCGAATTCGCCGTGGCGGGCGACGACCTGGTCTGGCCCGAGCTGGAGCAGCGCCCGGAGTTCGCCAGGGCCGAGCAGGGCTACAACGCCGCGAAGGCCGAGCTGCTGGCGTCCGTGAAGTCGGTCGACGACCTCGAGGAGAAGCTGGCGGACCGGATCAAGCAGATGCCCTCCGGCCAGATGTTCGTGCGCGACGCCTTCTGGCGGTTCGTCGGCCGTCGGGTGGTCGCCCCGGCCGACGACCTGGTGTCGCAGCCGTACGCGCTGACCCACGAATCCCCCTCCTCGACGACGATCCGCCCCAGCGCCGACGGGGACGTCGAGCTTCTCTACGACCTGGGCGAGCAGAACGTCGGCTACTACGACTTCGAGCTGGTCGCCGACGCGGGCGTGTCCGTCGATATCTTCGGCGTGGAGTACATCGCGCCCGACGGCCGCATCCAGTTCCCGATCGGCAATCGCAACGGGATGCGCTACGTCACCAAGAAGGGCGTGAACACGTTCACATCCTTGAAGCGAAGGTCGGGCCGCTACCTGTTCGTGACCCTGCGGAACCAGAAGACGCCGGTCACGATCCGCAACCTCCGGCTGATCGAGTCGACCTATCCGGTGGAGCAGGCGGGGAGCTTCGCGTGCAGCGACCCCCGGCTGGACCGGATCTGGGAGATCTCCACGCGGACGCTCAAGCTCTGCATGGAAGACACCTACACCGACTGCCCGCTGTACGAGCAGACCCACTGGGTCGGCGACGCGCGGAACGAGTCGCTGCTGGCGTACCAGGTCTTCGGCGCGACCGACCTGGCCCGGCGCTGCATCCGGATCACGGCCGACTCGCTGGAGCACTACCCGATCGCCGGCTGCCAGACGCCGTCGAGCTGGGACGTGCTGATCCCGGCCTGGAGCTTCCTCTGGGGGATCTCGATCTGGGACTACTACTGGTACACCGGCGACCTGGAAGCCCTCCGGGAGTTCCACCCGGCGGCGATCAAGAACCTGCAAGGGGCGGAGAAGCACATCAACCCCCAGGGGCTGTTCACCGGCCCCTACTGGAACTTCTTCGACTGGTCGGGCCTGGACCAGAACCGCAAGACGGTCCTGCACAACAGCCTCTTCTTCATCGGCGCGATCGACGCGGCCCTGAAATCGGCCGAGGCCCTCGGCGACCACTCGGGCGACGCCTGGCTGAACGCCACCCGCGCCCGGCTCGCGGAAGGGGTGAACCGGCTCTGGGACCGCGAGAAACAGGCCTACCCGGACTCCGTGCACGACGACGGCAAGGCCAGCCCGTCGACCAGCCAGCACACGAGCTTCCTGGCGATCCTCTACGACGTGATCGACCCCGCGAACCGCGCCGCCGCCGCGAAGAACGTGCTCGCCCCCCCCGACGGCATGGTCCGCGTCGGCTCGCCGTTCGCCGCCCTTTATCACTACGGGGCGATGGAGGCGCTCGGCCGCGAGGACGCGATCATCGCCGAGATCTACAAGAATTACCTGCCGATGCTCGACGCCGGCGCGACGACCGTGTGGGAGAGCTTCGCCACCGGAACGACCGGCGGCGGCGGCTTCCCGACCCGGAGCCATTGCCACGCCTGGTCGTCGGCCCCGAACCTCTACCTCCCCCGCATCCTCCTCGGCGTCAGGCCGACCTCGCCGGCCTCCGCGACCGTCGAGATCAACCCCAGGCCCTCCGGCCTCTCCTGGGCCAGGGGGACGGTCCTCACCGCCAGGGGGCCGATCACCGTCTCCTGGAAGGTCGACGAGCACGGCGCGCTCGCCGTCGAGGCCGCCGCGCCCGAGGGCGTCGTGCTGACCATCGGCCGCAACCCCGAGACCGACGGCAAGCCCCTGACCTTCAACGGCCGGCCCGCGCCTTGA
- a CDS encoding PEP-CTERM sorting domain-containing protein (PEP-CTERM proteins occur, often in large numbers, in the proteomes of bacteria that also encode an exosortase, a predicted intramembrane cysteine proteinase. The presence of a PEP-CTERM domain at a protein's C-terminus predicts cleavage within the sorting domain, followed by covalent anchoring to some some component of the (usually Gram-negative) cell surface. Many PEP-CTERM proteins exhibit an unusual sequence composition that includes large numbers of potential glycosylation sites. Expression of one such protein has been shown restore the ability of a bacterium to form floc, a type of biofilm.): MFQTPRPLSRAGVIVLAAALGAMLAPTDAQAASIIITRPPSGPGITPVAGDPVYRYSFQAYLNPGYEVRLFDSITIEGLLGVNGSSPTNQPQSPDGGLPTNTGWLANKQVTGTDVWPAGSPAPTVDVSSVKFTFAPDDVVPPDTAISNVGPSLVNLGLFTIDTYADLPDLGPGFSFTFRYVVRAHLLDGTPDTYIGAVTLSTAGAVPEPASVFMLGLGAAAPALGVIRRRRRRRRATA; the protein is encoded by the coding sequence ATGTTTCAGACGCCTCGGCCCCTGAGCCGCGCGGGCGTGATCGTCCTCGCGGCGGCCCTCGGAGCGATGCTCGCCCCGACCGACGCCCAGGCCGCGTCGATCATCATCACCCGACCCCCCTCGGGCCCCGGCATCACCCCCGTGGCAGGCGATCCCGTCTATCGGTACAGCTTCCAGGCCTACCTGAACCCGGGCTACGAGGTGCGACTCTTCGACTCGATCACGATCGAAGGACTCCTCGGGGTGAACGGCTCCTCGCCCACGAACCAGCCCCAGTCTCCCGACGGCGGCCTGCCGACGAACACCGGCTGGCTGGCGAACAAGCAGGTCACCGGCACGGACGTCTGGCCGGCCGGCTCCCCCGCCCCCACGGTCGACGTCTCCAGCGTCAAGTTCACGTTCGCCCCGGACGACGTGGTCCCCCCCGACACCGCGATCTCGAACGTGGGCCCCAGCCTCGTCAACCTGGGCCTGTTCACCATCGACACCTACGCCGACCTTCCGGACCTCGGGCCCGGCTTCTCCTTCACCTTCCGCTATGTCGTCCGGGCGCACCTGCTGGACGGCACCCCCGACACCTATATCGGCGCCGTCACCCTGAGCACCGCCGGCGCCGTCCCCGAACCGGCCTCGGTCTTCATGCTCGGCCTCGGCGCCGCGGCCCCGGCGCTCGGGGTGATCCGCCGCCGTCGCCGACGCCGCCGCGCGACGGCCTGA
- a CDS encoding family 43 glycosylhydrolase, with amino-acid sequence MKTWRRGLFGAMVVLAAFGEVRAQEVRDFFNMVVPSGADPWVYRHDDGWYYVTYTTGSDVVLRRSRTISGLGGAESRVVWTPTPGAPFSRELWAPEVHHLRGRWYVYVAADDGDNANHRMYVLENTAADPFEGAFLLKGKIADPASDRWAIDGSVLRLGSGDSERLYFVWSGWEGDVNVDQRLYIAPMSDPTTISGPRVELSRPTFPWEKAAGPPTINEGPQAIVRDGRMFLIYSAAGSWSDSYCLGMLSAKADADPLDPASWTKTPEPVFAGGDGVVAPGHCSFTKSPDGTEDWIVYHAAKKPGSGWSRSVRAQPFRWNDDGFPVFGAPIPPDAPIPVPAGEPARLRLEAEKARLEGGAKAVAAEGSSGGSKVVGLAGAEARLVFDVAVEKAGVYVAAVRYRTTVAANVRVAQRVLIDGRRAGTIAYPDSGGGRWSAAFVRLPLAAGANRVSLAPLEPEAEVDCLDVILDPLDPGPADAPTTPKGRGAS; translated from the coding sequence ATGAAGACATGGCGACGCGGACTGTTCGGGGCGATGGTGGTCCTCGCGGCGTTCGGGGAGGTTCGGGCGCAGGAGGTTCGCGACTTCTTCAACATGGTCGTCCCTTCCGGGGCCGATCCGTGGGTGTACCGGCATGACGACGGCTGGTATTACGTCACGTATACGACGGGGAGCGACGTGGTGCTGCGGCGGTCGCGGACGATCTCCGGGCTGGGAGGGGCCGAGAGCCGCGTGGTCTGGACGCCGACGCCCGGCGCGCCGTTCAGCCGGGAACTCTGGGCGCCGGAGGTCCACCACCTGCGCGGGAGGTGGTACGTCTACGTCGCGGCCGACGACGGCGACAACGCCAACCACCGGATGTACGTGCTGGAGAACACCGCGGCCGACCCGTTCGAGGGCGCGTTCCTCCTGAAAGGGAAGATCGCCGACCCCGCGTCGGATCGCTGGGCCATTGACGGCTCCGTGCTCCGGCTGGGCTCGGGCGATTCCGAGCGGTTGTACTTCGTCTGGTCGGGCTGGGAAGGGGACGTGAACGTCGACCAACGTCTTTATATCGCCCCCATGAGCGACCCGACGACGATCTCGGGGCCGAGGGTCGAACTCTCGCGGCCGACGTTCCCCTGGGAGAAGGCCGCCGGGCCGCCGACGATCAACGAGGGGCCGCAGGCGATCGTGCGGGACGGCCGGATGTTCCTGATCTACTCGGCGGCGGGGAGTTGGAGCGACTCCTACTGCCTGGGGATGCTCTCGGCGAAGGCGGACGCGGACCCGCTCGATCCGGCGTCGTGGACGAAGACGCCGGAGCCGGTCTTCGCGGGCGGGGACGGCGTGGTCGCGCCGGGGCATTGCTCGTTCACGAAGTCGCCCGATGGGACGGAGGACTGGATCGTCTACCACGCCGCCAAGAAGCCCGGCTCGGGCTGGTCGCGGTCGGTTCGCGCCCAGCCGTTCCGATGGAACGACGACGGCTTCCCCGTCTTCGGCGCCCCAATCCCGCCCGACGCGCCCATTCCCGTCCCCGCCGGCGAGCCTGCGCGGCTGCGGCTGGAGGCGGAGAAGGCCCGGCTGGAGGGGGGTGCGAAGGCCGTCGCCGCCGAGGGGAGTTCCGGCGGCTCCAAGGTCGTGGGCCTGGCCGGCGCCGAGGCGAGGCTGGTGTTCGACGTGGCGGTCGAGAAGGCGGGGGTCTACGTCGCCGCCGTCCGCTATCGGACCACGGTCGCGGCGAACGTCCGGGTCGCCCAGCGCGTGCTGATCGACGGCCGGCGGGCGGGGACGATCGCGTACCCCGATTCGGGGGGCGGGCGGTGGTCGGCCGCCTTCGTCCGGCTGCCGCTCGCGGCCGGGGCGAACCGCGTGTCGCTCGCGCCGCTGGAACCGGAGGCCGAGGTCGACTGCCTCGACGTGATCCTCGACCCGCTGGACCCGGGACCGGCCGACGCGCCCACGACTCCGAAGGGTCGCGGCGCGTCCTGA